One Legionella hackeliae DNA segment encodes these proteins:
- a CDS encoding murein L,D-transpeptidase catalytic domain family protein: MTQTPPPAKTGFDVNTEVKHLSQKAPQLNKRVLKLALTAYKNASDKGAVKKPVLTVIDYSLPSNKQRMWVFDVRRERLLYNTYVAHGRNSGDTVPRHFSNKPSSKESSLGTYITRNTYIGSKGYSLNLQGLEHGFNDNAFNRRVVIHGAWYVEPDFIKKSGRAGRSWGCPSIAKTLAKPVINTIKNGSVVFAYYPDSYYLSHSGYVTV, from the coding sequence ATGACTCAGACTCCTCCACCAGCGAAAACTGGGTTTGATGTCAATACGGAGGTAAAACATCTTAGTCAAAAAGCGCCACAGCTCAACAAAAGAGTATTAAAACTGGCTCTTACTGCCTACAAAAATGCCTCAGACAAAGGGGCTGTCAAGAAGCCCGTTTTGACTGTGATAGATTATTCTCTACCATCTAATAAGCAACGCATGTGGGTTTTTGATGTTCGCAGAGAACGTCTTTTATATAACACCTACGTAGCACATGGAAGAAATTCTGGTGACACTGTTCCCCGTCATTTTTCCAATAAGCCTTCTAGTAAAGAAAGCAGCTTAGGCACCTATATTACCCGAAACACATATATCGGCTCAAAAGGCTACTCTCTCAACCTCCAAGGTTTGGAGCACGGTTTTAATGATAATGCCTTCAATCGACGTGTAGTTATTCATGGTGCATGGTATGTTGAGCCTGACTTCATTAAAAAATCAGGACGCGCTGGACGCAGCTGGGGTTGCCCTTCTATTGCAAAAACGCTTGCCAAGCCAGTAATTAACACTATTAAAAATGGTTCAGTAGTATTTGCTTATTACCCTGACAGCTACTATCTATCTCATTCTGGTTACGTCACGGTATAA
- the putA gene encoding bifunctional proline dehydrogenase/L-glutamate gamma-semialdehyde dehydrogenase PutA → MLERYSRSLPQGPRALINKAYRIDELTLMTELVEKATLESRQVTAIKNQATGLVEQVRAERKKSTGIDSFLTEYSLSSDEGIALMCLAEALLRVPDNATIDSLIKDKLTSADWKAHRGQSESFFVNATTWALMLTGKVLTPEKADTVLSKALFKVLNRSGEGVVRKAVDTAMRIMSKQFVTGRTISEALSRAKKKEARGYRYSYDMLGEAALTAIDANRYFLAYKEAIEAIGTSVDKTTNVYQRPGISIKLSALFPRYQEAQHVRVMEELPPKLLELAQLAKKYDIALTIDAEESERLELSLDIIERVFRDDSLHGWHGFGMAVQSYQKRAFYLLDWIADLARSKQRRMMVRLIKGAYWDSEIKKAQMQGMSEYPVFTRKVFTDVSFQACAKKLLTMTDAIYPAFATHNAYSVAMVLNLVGEYKDFEFQCLHGMGKELYEQIVPANRLGIPCRIYAPVGSHEDLLPYLVRRLLENGANSSFVNRIVDEKAPISSLVEDPVSKANHLLGKINQNIPLPISIFLPERKNSSGFDFTDREAVAKLQQQYSEMDLSRWSAKPLLAGGKQGGEVDRSATSPQNFDYPIGRISNATIDDLDWALTKAQQAFPSWSNTPVNERTACIERFAELLEERTPELLAMTCLEAGKTWSDGIAEIREAVDFCRYYSMMAEKLMGKPMRLHGYTGELNELSLHGRGVIACISPWNFPLAIFTGQVVAALVTGNCVVAKPAEQTSIIATFAVQLMREAGIPDDVIQLLPGSGEVIGAGLVADQRVKGVIFTGSTQTAASINKTLATRGGEIIPLIAETGGQNAMIVDSSALLEQVTVDAITSAFGSAGQRCSALRVLFVQEEVYPRMIELLKGAMAELQMGDPRWLSTDVGPVIDNDALAGLKSHVNSMQQEHEIIYQCKLPEECDRGYFMPPTAIALKDMSALKKEVFGPVLHVISYKRKALDKVIQQINDTGYGLTLGIHSRINETVEYIRSHVHAGNCYVNRNMIGAVVGLQPFGGEGLSGTGPKAGGPYYLLRLCHERTYTVDTTAAGGNASLMSLPEGY, encoded by the coding sequence ATGCTTGAGCGGTATTCAAGATCACTTCCGCAAGGCCCTCGTGCACTTATTAATAAGGCATATCGCATTGATGAATTAACCTTAATGACAGAGCTTGTTGAAAAAGCCACATTAGAGAGTAGACAGGTCACAGCGATTAAAAATCAAGCTACAGGATTAGTTGAACAAGTTCGCGCTGAGCGAAAAAAAAGCACGGGTATTGATTCATTCCTGACAGAATATTCACTCTCAAGTGATGAGGGAATAGCACTAATGTGTCTAGCTGAAGCCTTATTACGTGTGCCGGATAATGCAACAATTGACAGTTTAATCAAAGATAAATTAACGAGTGCGGACTGGAAAGCGCATCGAGGCCAGAGTGAATCTTTTTTTGTAAATGCAACGACTTGGGCGCTAATGCTCACTGGAAAAGTGCTAACGCCCGAAAAAGCCGACACCGTTTTAAGCAAGGCCTTATTTAAAGTACTTAACCGTAGTGGTGAAGGTGTTGTACGTAAAGCAGTAGATACCGCGATGCGGATTATGAGCAAACAATTTGTAACTGGACGTACAATTAGTGAAGCGTTGAGTCGAGCGAAGAAAAAAGAAGCTAGAGGTTATCGCTATTCTTATGACATGCTAGGAGAGGCAGCTCTAACAGCGATTGATGCCAATCGCTATTTTCTTGCTTATAAAGAAGCCATTGAAGCTATAGGTACGAGTGTTGATAAAACTACCAATGTTTATCAACGACCAGGAATTTCTATTAAATTATCGGCATTATTTCCTCGTTATCAAGAAGCTCAACATGTCCGAGTTATGGAAGAATTGCCTCCTAAATTACTCGAATTGGCCCAACTTGCTAAGAAATATGATATAGCGCTAACTATTGATGCTGAAGAATCAGAACGACTGGAACTCTCTTTAGACATTATTGAGCGTGTGTTCAGAGATGATAGCTTGCATGGTTGGCATGGGTTTGGAATGGCCGTTCAGTCCTATCAAAAAAGAGCATTCTATTTATTGGATTGGATTGCTGACTTAGCGAGAAGCAAGCAGCGCCGTATGATGGTTCGTCTGATAAAAGGTGCTTATTGGGATAGTGAAATTAAAAAAGCTCAGATGCAAGGTATGTCTGAATACCCGGTATTTACTCGTAAAGTATTCACGGATGTCTCATTTCAAGCCTGTGCAAAGAAATTATTAACCATGACGGATGCTATTTATCCGGCATTTGCAACGCACAATGCTTATTCTGTGGCGATGGTTTTGAATTTGGTAGGGGAATACAAGGATTTCGAATTTCAATGCCTGCATGGTATGGGTAAAGAACTTTATGAACAAATTGTCCCTGCAAACCGTCTGGGAATTCCTTGTCGCATTTATGCACCAGTGGGTAGCCATGAGGATTTATTACCTTATCTCGTTCGTCGTTTACTGGAAAATGGTGCCAATTCTTCCTTTGTTAATCGTATTGTGGATGAGAAAGCGCCTATCAGCTCATTGGTTGAAGACCCAGTCAGCAAGGCAAATCATTTATTAGGTAAAATTAATCAAAATATTCCTTTGCCTATCTCTATCTTTTTGCCAGAACGTAAAAATTCAAGCGGTTTTGATTTTACTGACAGAGAGGCTGTTGCCAAGTTACAACAACAATATAGCGAAATGGATTTATCGCGTTGGTCTGCCAAACCGCTTTTAGCGGGAGGTAAGCAAGGAGGAGAGGTCGATAGAAGCGCAACTTCGCCACAGAATTTTGATTATCCGATTGGCCGCATTAGCAACGCCACTATCGACGATTTGGATTGGGCATTAACTAAAGCCCAACAAGCATTTCCTTCCTGGAGTAATACTCCTGTCAATGAGCGAACTGCCTGCATCGAGCGTTTTGCCGAACTTTTAGAGGAACGTACTCCAGAGTTATTGGCGATGACTTGTTTAGAAGCTGGAAAAACCTGGAGTGACGGTATTGCTGAAATTCGTGAAGCTGTTGATTTTTGTCGTTATTACTCAATGATGGCTGAAAAATTAATGGGAAAACCAATGCGATTGCATGGGTATACTGGCGAGCTTAATGAATTGAGTTTACACGGTCGAGGAGTAATTGCTTGTATCAGTCCATGGAATTTTCCCTTAGCTATTTTCACGGGTCAAGTGGTGGCTGCCTTAGTTACAGGGAATTGTGTTGTGGCAAAGCCTGCCGAGCAAACATCAATTATTGCTACATTTGCTGTTCAATTAATGCGTGAAGCAGGAATTCCTGACGATGTTATCCAACTATTGCCTGGAAGTGGCGAAGTAATTGGTGCTGGTTTAGTTGCTGATCAACGTGTTAAAGGCGTTATCTTTACTGGCTCTACGCAAACTGCTGCAAGCATTAATAAAACACTTGCGACGCGTGGAGGAGAGATTATTCCCTTGATTGCCGAAACCGGTGGTCAAAACGCAATGATAGTGGATTCATCAGCGCTGTTGGAGCAAGTTACTGTTGATGCAATTACCTCTGCATTTGGTAGTGCAGGTCAGCGCTGTTCGGCGCTGCGCGTCTTATTTGTGCAGGAAGAAGTTTATCCCCGGATGATTGAACTGTTAAAAGGTGCAATGGCTGAATTGCAGATGGGTGATCCTAGATGGTTGTCTACCGATGTTGGTCCTGTTATTGATAATGATGCTTTGGCAGGTCTTAAGTCTCACGTGAATTCCATGCAACAGGAGCATGAGATTATTTATCAGTGCAAATTACCTGAGGAGTGCGATAGGGGCTACTTCATGCCGCCAACAGCTATAGCGCTTAAAGATATGTCTGCGCTTAAAAAAGAGGTATTTGGCCCTGTATTGCATGTGATTAGTTATAAACGAAAAGCATTGGATAAGGTGATTCAGCAAATCAATGATACTGGATATGGCCTGACATTAGGAATTCATAGTCGAATTAATGAAACAGTAGAGTATATCCGTAGCCATGTCCACGCCGGAAATTGCTATGTTAATCGCAATATGATTGGTGCTGTGGTTGGCTTACAGCCTTTTGGTGGAGAGGGATTATCTGGAACCGGCCCTAAAGCTGGTGGTCCGTATTATCTATTACGCTTATGTCATGAGCGAACTTATACTGTCGATACGACTGCAGCAGGTGGTAATGCCAGTTTAATGTCTCTTCCTGAGGGGTACTAA
- a CDS encoding APC family permease produces the protein MHPKRVLSVFSLVMINVIAVDSLRTLPISAKLGLPLVTYYLVAAFTFFIPVALVAAELATAYPNTGGLYVWVREAFGRRAGFITIWLQWIYNVVWYPTILAFIAATLSYLFAPQLANNKFYLLATTLSLFWLFTLLNCFGMRISSIVSIIGASLGTILPMVGISLLGIVWFFQGRPLAVDTTSTWLPDFSSIGNLSLFSAVLFGLLGMEMSAVHAEEVKNPQRDYPRAILYSAFLIFATLVFGSLAIVIVVPNQQLSVVSGLIDAYAVFFNAYQLPWMTPLIALLIILGGLSGVSAWIIGPTKGLLVSAQDGSLPEIFSKVNRYGAPVAILVTQGIIFSLLSSVFIVFDSINAAYWILSDLSAQMALLVYVFMFSAAIKLRYSKPDQPRSYKIPGGNAVMCLVSSIGILCCIGAMLIGFVPPTQIPINNIYFFETFLIGGLFLFVVLPWWFAKKHEEVFDKTHPDHYVD, from the coding sequence ATGCATCCTAAAAGAGTTTTATCGGTTTTTTCATTGGTAATGATTAATGTCATTGCAGTTGATAGCTTACGAACACTTCCCATCAGTGCGAAGCTAGGTTTGCCTTTAGTAACCTATTATCTTGTGGCAGCCTTTACTTTTTTTATACCTGTTGCATTAGTCGCAGCAGAATTAGCCACAGCTTACCCTAATACAGGCGGACTGTATGTTTGGGTTCGTGAAGCATTTGGAAGACGAGCAGGCTTTATTACTATATGGTTACAATGGATTTATAACGTTGTCTGGTACCCCACGATATTGGCATTCATAGCAGCTACCTTGTCGTATCTTTTTGCCCCGCAGTTAGCAAATAATAAATTTTATCTGCTAGCCACCACACTTAGTTTATTTTGGTTATTTACACTGCTTAACTGCTTCGGCATGCGAATTTCTAGTATTGTTAGTATTATTGGAGCAAGCCTTGGAACGATATTACCTATGGTAGGAATCAGTCTCTTAGGGATAGTATGGTTTTTTCAAGGCCGCCCTCTTGCAGTAGACACAACGTCAACCTGGCTTCCTGATTTTAGTTCCATTGGTAATTTATCTCTATTTTCGGCTGTATTGTTTGGATTGCTAGGCATGGAAATGTCAGCGGTTCATGCAGAGGAAGTAAAAAATCCTCAACGTGATTACCCTCGTGCGATTTTATATTCAGCGTTCCTGATTTTTGCAACTCTTGTATTTGGCTCTTTAGCCATTGTAATTGTAGTACCGAATCAGCAATTAAGCGTGGTCTCAGGATTAATTGATGCTTATGCAGTATTTTTTAATGCCTACCAGTTACCCTGGATGACACCATTAATTGCACTATTGATAATTCTTGGTGGTCTAAGTGGAGTCTCCGCTTGGATAATAGGCCCTACAAAAGGATTGCTAGTATCCGCCCAGGATGGTTCATTGCCGGAAATTTTCTCAAAGGTTAACCGATATGGCGCTCCTGTAGCGATTTTGGTAACCCAAGGAATTATTTTTTCACTATTAAGTTCGGTGTTTATTGTATTTGATTCCATTAATGCAGCTTATTGGATTCTAAGCGATTTAAGTGCTCAAATGGCCTTGTTAGTGTATGTGTTTATGTTCTCGGCAGCGATCAAACTACGCTACAGCAAGCCTGATCAGCCTCGCAGTTATAAAATACCTGGCGGCAATGCCGTAATGTGTTTAGTATCTAGTATTGGTATTTTATGCTGCATTGGTGCAATGCTTATCGGTTTTGTTCCTCCCACACAAATCCCAATCAATAATATCTATTTCTTTGAAACTTTCTTAATTGGCGGTTTATTTTTATTCGTCGTATTACCGTGGTGGTTTGCTAAAAAGCATGAAGAAGTTTTTGACAAGACACATCCTGATCATTATGTGGATTAG
- the acnA gene encoding aconitate hydratase AcnA: MKVGQDSLSTELQLSVDGKKYHYFSLKEAEKNHFPGINRLPYSLKVLFENLLRFEDGSTVTTKDIKAIAEWLQTRTSQHEIAYRPARVLMQDFTGVPAVVDLAAMRDALAKLGGNPERISPLSPVDLVIDHSVMVDKFASADALEVNTAIEIKRNKERYEFLRWGQKAFANFQVVPPGTGICHQVNLEYLGKTVWSCEDNGKLYAYPDTLVGTDSHTTMINGLGVLGWGVGGIEAEAAMLGQPVSMLIPEVVGFKLTGKLREGITATDLVLTVTQMLRKKGVVGKFVEFYGPGLTDLPLADRATISNMAPEYGATCGFFPVDKETLRYLELTGRDSHTISLVETYCKAQGLWYDKETEDPVFTDVLTLDLTTVEPSLAGPKRPQDKVTLATLHEEFCTFMKEVGKTLEQDRTFPVPNHDYEMRHGDIVIAAITSCTNTSNPSVLMAAGLVAKKAVEKGLKRKPWVKSSLAPGSKVVTDYLKHAGLQEYLDKLGFNLVGYGCTTCIGNSGPLPDPISDCVNKHDLVVCSVLSGNRNFEGRVHPQVRANWLASPPLVVAYALCGTACIDLSKEPIGQDANGNNIYLKDIWPTNAEVAAEVAKVTGTMFRKEYAEVFKGDEHWQAIKTGSEPTYNWNAESTYIQHPPFFENLSARPDPIKPINKAYVLALLGDSITTDHISPAGSIKASSPAGLYLKSKGVTEADFNSYGSRRGNHEVMMRGTFANIRIRNEMTPGIEGGVTRHIPSNEVMSIYDASMLYQKENQQLVVIAGKEYGTGSSRDWAAKGTNLLGVKAVITESFERIHRSNLIGMGILPLQFQEGTNRLTLGLDGTERISIDINDSLKPGAKLPMVIERWDGTKEIVDVICRIDTTNELGYYRNGGILQYVLRNLM, from the coding sequence ATGAAAGTGGGCCAAGACAGTCTATCGACGGAATTGCAACTATCCGTGGACGGTAAAAAATATCATTACTTTAGTCTTAAGGAAGCTGAAAAAAATCATTTTCCCGGGATTAATCGCTTACCGTACTCATTGAAAGTACTGTTTGAAAATTTACTGCGTTTTGAAGACGGTTCAACAGTTACTACCAAAGACATTAAAGCAATTGCCGAATGGTTACAAACCAGAACCTCACAACATGAAATCGCCTATCGTCCGGCGAGAGTATTGATGCAAGACTTTACAGGAGTGCCTGCAGTAGTTGATTTAGCAGCCATGCGTGATGCCCTGGCAAAATTAGGGGGTAATCCTGAGCGTATTTCTCCTCTATCCCCTGTTGACTTGGTGATTGACCATTCTGTAATGGTTGATAAATTCGCTAGTGCTGATGCACTCGAAGTCAATACAGCTATCGAAATTAAGCGGAATAAAGAGCGTTATGAATTTTTACGTTGGGGTCAAAAAGCATTTGCCAATTTTCAGGTCGTCCCCCCGGGTACAGGCATTTGCCATCAGGTAAACCTGGAGTATCTCGGCAAAACCGTGTGGTCTTGTGAAGATAACGGTAAACTTTACGCCTATCCCGATACTCTTGTAGGTACAGACTCTCATACCACAATGATCAACGGCCTGGGTGTTTTAGGTTGGGGAGTTGGAGGTATTGAAGCAGAAGCAGCCATGTTAGGCCAACCGGTTTCAATGCTAATCCCTGAAGTGGTTGGCTTTAAGTTAACAGGGAAGCTAAGAGAAGGAATTACTGCTACTGATTTGGTTCTAACGGTCACTCAAATGCTTCGCAAAAAAGGCGTCGTCGGTAAATTCGTTGAATTTTATGGACCAGGGCTTACTGATTTACCACTTGCAGACCGCGCAACTATTTCCAACATGGCCCCTGAATATGGTGCCACTTGCGGCTTCTTCCCGGTCGATAAAGAAACCTTACGTTATTTAGAATTAACTGGCCGGGACTCTCATACTATTTCACTGGTCGAAACCTATTGTAAAGCACAAGGTTTATGGTATGACAAAGAGACTGAAGATCCTGTTTTTACTGATGTTTTAACGCTAGACTTAACCACTGTCGAGCCCTCTCTTGCAGGCCCTAAACGCCCCCAGGATAAAGTAACACTAGCGACACTTCATGAAGAATTTTGTACCTTCATGAAAGAAGTAGGTAAAACTCTTGAACAAGATAGGACATTCCCTGTACCTAACCATGATTACGAAATGCGGCATGGGGATATCGTCATTGCAGCAATCACGAGTTGCACAAACACGTCTAACCCAAGTGTGCTGATGGCAGCAGGATTAGTCGCCAAGAAAGCAGTAGAAAAAGGTTTAAAACGTAAACCTTGGGTGAAATCCTCTCTTGCTCCTGGCTCCAAAGTAGTCACCGACTATTTAAAACATGCCGGTTTACAAGAATATTTAGATAAACTAGGCTTCAACCTTGTAGGTTACGGCTGCACTACCTGTATTGGTAACTCAGGCCCACTACCTGATCCAATTTCCGACTGTGTCAACAAGCATGACCTGGTTGTCTGTTCTGTTCTTTCCGGAAACCGTAACTTTGAAGGTCGTGTTCATCCGCAAGTTCGCGCAAACTGGCTAGCATCTCCTCCATTAGTCGTTGCTTATGCCTTATGTGGAACAGCCTGTATTGATTTGAGCAAGGAGCCGATTGGTCAAGATGCCAATGGTAATAATATCTATCTAAAAGATATATGGCCCACGAATGCTGAGGTTGCTGCAGAAGTTGCAAAAGTAACTGGAACGATGTTCCGCAAAGAATACGCTGAAGTATTCAAGGGTGATGAGCATTGGCAGGCCATTAAAACGGGCAGTGAACCAACTTATAACTGGAATGCAGAGTCTACTTACATTCAACACCCACCGTTTTTCGAAAACCTGTCAGCTAGGCCAGACCCCATTAAGCCTATTAACAAAGCTTATGTATTAGCTCTCTTGGGAGACTCAATTACTACGGATCATATTTCACCTGCTGGCTCAATTAAAGCCAGTTCTCCCGCTGGTTTATATTTAAAATCTAAAGGGGTAACTGAGGCTGATTTTAACTCTTATGGTTCCAGACGAGGCAATCATGAAGTGATGATGCGTGGTACTTTTGCCAATATTCGTATTCGCAATGAAATGACACCAGGTATTGAAGGTGGTGTTACACGTCATATCCCTTCTAATGAAGTTATGTCTATTTATGATGCCTCAATGCTCTATCAAAAAGAGAATCAGCAATTGGTGGTGATTGCTGGTAAAGAATACGGTACTGGTTCATCACGTGATTGGGCAGCCAAAGGAACTAATTTATTAGGCGTGAAAGCTGTTATTACAGAAAGTTTTGAGCGTATTCATCGTTCAAACTTAATTGGAATGGGTATATTGCCCCTGCAATTCCAGGAAGGTACTAATCGCTTAACATTAGGATTAGATGGTACCGAGCGAATCAGCATTGATATTAATGATTCATTAAAACCTGGTGCTAAATTACCGATGGTGATTGAACGTTGGGATGGAACCAAAGAAATCGTCGATGTTATTTGCCGTATTGATACAACCAACGAATTAGGCTATTACCGCAATGGTGGTATCCTGCAGTATGTACTTCGCAACTTAATGTAA
- a CDS encoding lpg1689 family Dot/Icm T4SS effector, translating into MPPFFQSKTKISEESIEKLVTDSIKYFKNQHSTINLISRKKWAFQRQLSLCDNIFEKEAILRCYALFAKTLINCVRVPQDMPILVRNYYYSSDYCHIGGDETYYSYTLFDDVNTMLLKASFTAFVFSFIALPFSVPLSLIVLGTSLSILLPTAFYALVETVPHQAIVKQEEDELFKQVHLSLSSEKPIASIEVIAQTTPQVCG; encoded by the coding sequence ATGCCACCTTTCTTTCAATCAAAAACAAAAATAAGTGAAGAAAGTATTGAAAAATTAGTAACAGATAGTATCAAATACTTTAAAAATCAACACTCAACTATTAACCTTATTTCTAGAAAAAAGTGGGCATTTCAGCGTCAACTTAGTCTTTGCGATAATATTTTTGAAAAAGAAGCCATTTTGCGTTGCTATGCACTTTTTGCCAAGACGCTTATCAATTGTGTTCGTGTACCACAAGATATGCCCATATTAGTTCGGAATTATTACTATTCTTCTGATTATTGTCACATTGGCGGGGATGAAACCTATTATTCCTACACATTATTTGATGATGTAAATACAATGCTATTAAAGGCAAGTTTTACAGCTTTCGTTTTTAGTTTTATTGCACTTCCTTTTAGCGTACCACTAAGTTTAATCGTACTGGGGACTTCGCTTTCTATCCTATTACCTACAGCCTTTTATGCCTTGGTAGAAACTGTGCCTCACCAAGCAATCGTTAAACAAGAAGAAGATGAATTATTTAAACAAGTTCATTTATCGTTAAGTTCAGAAAAACCCATTGCGAGCATTGAAGTTATAGCTCAGACTACTCCGCAAGTTTGTGGGTAA
- a CDS encoding flagellar hook-length control protein FliK — protein MVDLIQLISMQSMTTESGNVAQQEDINFQQGQEKLAFVALMAELLTNNQQSSQDITLNNQKVILPDQIETTQGIEVLTEIPELIDEGNFSEASQDIELKETPDETKEAAAVSENAIPLAWFSVSSFEPPKAQLTPSNEALPPLNLKTSTEKMPSIVLANNEEGEAAPTLKEETIILPNSAEAIKNLDKSDSVKLETSDAKNAIQKLPIVADNTLPEEAVLSKIPVETSSSQDVDMATSIINAKENIDSTGDIKIPTNQMGADSQRLIETNSPAIHSAANTNFKPHVSDTSSPKALTLAQTVSSPEWGENFNQQILWLGQQKIKSAVIKLNPQELGPLEVNIKLVKDVASVNITTHSTQVRDLIEQTIPRLRDMMTEQGVNLSQVNIESSNHQQNNSAEQSNQALTEESDEELVILTPLTTPKNKGLIDYFA, from the coding sequence ATGGTTGATTTAATTCAGTTAATATCAATGCAGTCGATGACGACAGAATCAGGTAATGTAGCGCAACAAGAGGACATTAATTTTCAACAAGGGCAAGAAAAGTTAGCTTTTGTTGCTTTGATGGCTGAATTACTAACAAATAACCAACAATCGTCCCAAGATATCACTCTTAATAATCAAAAAGTTATTTTGCCCGATCAAATAGAAACCACACAGGGAATAGAGGTATTAACTGAGATACCTGAATTGATTGATGAGGGTAATTTTAGTGAAGCGTCACAAGATATTGAGCTGAAAGAAACTCCAGATGAAACAAAAGAAGCAGCAGCGGTATCGGAGAACGCAATTCCTTTAGCCTGGTTTAGTGTATCATCCTTTGAGCCACCAAAAGCACAATTAACACCTTCCAATGAGGCACTCCCCCCCTTAAACCTAAAGACCTCTACTGAGAAAATGCCAAGCATTGTATTGGCGAATAATGAAGAGGGAGAGGCTGCCCCCACTTTAAAAGAAGAAACAATTATTCTGCCTAATAGCGCTGAAGCTATAAAGAATTTGGATAAAAGTGATAGTGTGAAGCTGGAAACATCTGATGCAAAAAATGCAATACAGAAATTGCCCATTGTCGCAGACAATACCTTACCTGAAGAAGCTGTGCTTTCAAAAATACCAGTAGAAACGTCCTCTTCACAGGATGTTGATATGGCAACGTCTATAATTAATGCAAAAGAGAATATAGACTCCACCGGCGATATAAAAATTCCCACGAATCAGATGGGTGCAGATAGTCAACGACTTATAGAAACTAATTCTCCTGCAATTCATTCCGCAGCCAATACTAACTTTAAACCCCACGTGAGTGATACTAGCTCTCCTAAAGCGTTGACTTTAGCCCAAACGGTTTCAAGCCCTGAGTGGGGAGAAAATTTTAATCAGCAAATTTTATGGTTAGGCCAGCAGAAAATTAAATCGGCTGTTATAAAGTTGAATCCTCAAGAATTGGGACCTTTAGAAGTTAATATTAAATTAGTTAAGGACGTGGCGAGTGTGAACATAACAACCCACTCTACTCAAGTACGTGATCTTATTGAGCAAACTATTCCCAGGCTTCGAGACATGATGACTGAGCAAGGCGTTAATCTTTCACAAGTTAATATTGAATCAAGTAATCACCAACAGAATAACTCAGCCGAGCAGTCTAATCAGGCTCTGACAGAGGAGAGCGACGAGGAGTTAGTGATCCTCACCCCATTAACGACACCAAAAAATAAAGGACTTATCGATTATTTTGCATAA
- a CDS encoding RasGEF domain-containing protein codes for MSYLNLFNWVKSFTFLLEPFPIVTMDSNSSVKSLSPLTNQENPKKLSKEDKAVALDQAKIIDNKLRKAFTKLTTADFADPSGFADFNKSSTKVKEYLHVQKILEFYMKNSIEQHKQRSMQIRAFQRWIETANYLRRQQCYEGAMFVATTLLRLNVDLKLTAELPKAYQKKFEALMEMVSPFKNFGNLRKEIKAAKSTKKFLPISLKTKDLTHLNELLNVDVSNEVKTPFFKSKIAILKDIKNEQQEGPALSIELESAYQRVKVKYENEFRGEIDITGKAKVDSTSEVNILSAGNPNPNYRVMRVRSEKTTRIYFYNDHHTFWQRESNEVTLEQATDQPSKNLAF; via the coding sequence GTGTCTTATCTCAACTTATTCAACTGGGTAAAAAGTTTTACTTTTCTTCTGGAACCGTTTCCCATTGTAACCATGGATTCGAATTCTAGTGTTAAATCGCTTTCGCCATTAACAAATCAGGAAAATCCAAAAAAATTATCAAAAGAGGATAAGGCTGTTGCCCTGGATCAAGCCAAAATAATTGATAATAAATTAAGAAAAGCGTTTACCAAGCTGACTACTGCTGATTTTGCTGATCCTTCAGGGTTTGCTGACTTCAACAAATCGAGTACTAAAGTCAAAGAATATTTGCATGTACAAAAGATTTTAGAATTTTATATGAAAAATAGCATTGAACAGCATAAACAACGAAGCATGCAAATTCGAGCATTTCAACGTTGGATTGAAACTGCAAACTATTTACGTCGCCAGCAGTGTTATGAAGGTGCAATGTTTGTAGCGACAACTTTGTTAAGGTTGAATGTTGATTTAAAATTAACAGCGGAGTTACCCAAGGCCTATCAGAAAAAATTTGAAGCACTAATGGAAATGGTTTCACCTTTCAAGAACTTTGGTAATCTGCGTAAAGAAATAAAAGCTGCAAAATCGACAAAAAAATTCTTACCTATCTCCCTTAAGACAAAGGATCTAACCCATTTAAATGAATTATTAAACGTAGATGTAAGTAATGAAGTTAAAACGCCTTTTTTTAAATCAAAAATTGCAATACTTAAAGATATAAAAAATGAGCAGCAAGAGGGCCCCGCTTTATCTATAGAATTAGAAAGTGCTTATCAGAGAGTGAAAGTAAAATATGAAAATGAGTTCAGAGGGGAGATTGACATTACTGGAAAGGCAAAAGTTGACTCCACTTCTGAAGTAAATATTTTGTCAGCAGGAAATCCTAATCCAAATTACCGTGTGATGAGGGTGCGGTCTGAAAAAACTACTCGTATTTATTTCTACAATGACCATCATACATTCTGGCAAAGGGAATCTAATGAGGTCACTCTAGAGCAAGCTACAGACCAACCAAGCAAAAACTTGGCATTTTAG